In a single window of the Bacteroidales bacterium genome:
- a CDS encoding arginine decarboxylase produces MKTKYLDLIEQTFDFPQPEFKVIDNELHFHDLPLMDIIKQYGTPLKITYLPKISEQIQKAKKMFNVAMAKSDYNADYFYCYCTKSSHFSFVLEEALKNEIHIETSSAFDIPIIERLYEMGKIDTDIFIICNGFKKPLYTQYISELINSGFHNTIPILDNKRELDFYEKSIKVKCKLGIRIAAEEEPNFQFYTSRLGIRYNDIVEYYNERIKNNPKFELKMLHFFINTGIKDTAYYWNELTKSINVYCELKKVCPELDSFNIGGGFPIKTSLNFHYDYEYMAEEIVSQIKNICQLNDVPEPNIFTEFGIYTVGESGAALYSILDQKQQNDRELWDIIDSSFMTNLPDIWAAKQRYILFAVNNWDQPYERVFLGGLTCDSQDYYNEEVHVNAVFLPKFKEKIPQYVGFFHTGAYQESLGGFGGVQHCLQPAPKLIIISKDENGELITKLFAKEQSATSMLKHLGY; encoded by the coding sequence ATGAAAACGAAATATCTTGACTTAATTGAACAGACCTTTGATTTTCCCCAACCGGAGTTTAAAGTTATTGATAATGAGTTACATTTTCATGATTTGCCATTAATGGATATTATTAAACAATATGGTACGCCATTGAAAATCACGTATTTGCCAAAAATATCAGAACAAATACAAAAAGCAAAAAAAATGTTTAATGTAGCAATGGCAAAGTCGGATTATAACGCCGATTACTTTTATTGCTATTGTACAAAGAGTTCGCATTTTTCTTTTGTACTGGAAGAAGCACTTAAAAATGAAATCCATATTGAAACTTCATCGGCTTTCGATATCCCTATTATTGAACGATTATATGAAATGGGAAAGATTGATACCGATATTTTTATTATATGTAATGGATTCAAAAAACCATTATATACTCAGTACATAAGCGAATTAATCAACAGTGGATTTCATAATACCATACCAATATTAGATAATAAACGCGAACTGGACTTTTACGAAAAGTCAATTAAGGTTAAATGCAAGCTTGGTATAAGGATTGCTGCAGAAGAAGAACCGAACTTTCAGTTTTATACTTCAAGATTAGGAATAAGATACAATGATATTGTTGAATACTATAATGAAAGGATTAAAAACAATCCTAAGTTTGAACTTAAAATGCTTCACTTTTTTATTAATACCGGAATTAAAGATACGGCTTATTACTGGAACGAGCTTACAAAAAGTATTAATGTTTACTGCGAATTAAAAAAAGTATGTCCCGAATTAGACTCATTCAATATAGGAGGGGGCTTCCCGATTAAAACTTCTCTTAACTTTCATTATGACTATGAGTACATGGCTGAGGAAATTGTTTCGCAAATAAAAAATATTTGTCAGTTGAATGATGTTCCCGAGCCGAATATTTTTACGGAATTCGGAATATATACAGTTGGCGAAAGCGGAGCGGCTCTTTATTCAATTTTGGACCAGAAACAGCAAAACGACAGAGAACTTTGGGATATAATTGACAGCTCTTTTATGACCAACTTACCTGATATATGGGCGGCAAAGCAAAGATATATTCTTTTTGCAGTTAACAATTGGGACCAACCCTACGAGAGAGTTTTCCTCGGTGGATTAACTTGTGATAGTCAGGATTATTACAATGAAGAAGTTCATGTAAATGCCGTATTTCTTCCGAAGTTCAAAGAAAAAATACCTCAATATGTAGGATTTTTTCATACAGGAGCTTATCAGGAATCACTTGGTGGCTTTGGCGGCGTTCAGCATTGCCTCCAGCCAGCACCTAAATTAATAATAATAAGTAAAGACGAAAACGGTGAACTTATTACAAAACTCTTTGCTAAAGAACAAAGCGCAACTTCAATGTTGAAGCACTTGGGATATTAA
- a CDS encoding DUF349 domain-containing protein, whose amino-acid sequence MDVKEKRTAISSTRNKKVLKEENSVNPENTDIAEEKKESTSSEEIKKEKKGRIKKEIQPQKSSETNTDTDIVQEDEILKFEEEISLKSRGELVEILGSFINQEDLNSHKINIGLIKVAYNKLYKEDNENELKKFIEDSGKKEEYLPLNDIIHESFKAGFEKYKEKKAVLNEQFEKEREKNLIEKKQILEELKALVGSEETLKKTYDDFKTLQTRWREIGTVPPKETNDLWQTYHYYVEMFFDKVKINKELKDLDQKKNLKKKIALCEKIEALLLENSIKNATLQFEELQEKWREIGPVPNSKKDEIWERFKEAAKKFNKHRQEYYDKIKEEKEQNYLAKIALCEKVELLAETNFHSATETEEKVKEIGEIQKAWKNIGFTPKKNNEEIWNRFKVANDTFFKNRHEFYQKNKEEKIQNLNLKIELCIQAEALQVNTDWRKTTEEFLKLQDEWKKIGPVPRKHSEKLWKRFRTACDTFFNNKSNFFATIDERQESNLKLKTELLEKIENYKFDNVNSDECLKILKDFQAQWIEIGHVPINEKDKLNSRFKDAINKCFDNLKLDFSEKNLINFKSRFENIYNSPDGYKIVKQESIILSGKINTAKSEISVWENNIGFLSRAKSSEPLRKEFEEKISSGKEKIKLMEDKFKFLKRLMNS is encoded by the coding sequence ATGGATGTTAAAGAAAAACGAACTGCTATTTCTTCTACAAGAAACAAAAAAGTTTTGAAAGAAGAAAACTCTGTAAACCCCGAAAATACGGATATAGCTGAAGAAAAAAAAGAATCAACAAGTTCAGAAGAAATCAAGAAAGAAAAAAAAGGCAGAATAAAAAAAGAAATTCAGCCACAAAAATCTTCTGAAACTAATACAGATACTGACATTGTTCAAGAAGATGAAATTCTTAAATTTGAAGAAGAAATTTCACTAAAATCAAGAGGTGAATTAGTGGAAATTCTTGGAAGTTTCATTAATCAAGAAGATTTAAATTCTCATAAAATAAATATTGGTCTCATAAAGGTTGCATACAATAAGCTATACAAAGAAGACAACGAAAATGAATTAAAGAAATTTATTGAAGATAGTGGAAAAAAAGAAGAATACCTACCACTTAATGATATCATACACGAGTCATTTAAAGCAGGATTTGAAAAATATAAAGAGAAAAAAGCAGTACTTAATGAACAATTTGAAAAAGAACGGGAGAAAAATTTAATTGAGAAAAAACAAATTCTCGAAGAGCTAAAAGCACTTGTCGGCAGCGAAGAAACTCTTAAAAAAACTTACGATGATTTTAAAACATTACAGACGCGTTGGCGCGAAATAGGTACTGTTCCTCCCAAAGAAACAAATGATTTGTGGCAAACATACCATTATTATGTGGAAATGTTTTTTGACAAGGTTAAAATCAATAAAGAACTTAAAGATTTAGACCAGAAGAAAAATCTTAAAAAGAAAATCGCACTCTGCGAAAAAATTGAAGCACTCCTTCTGGAAAATTCCATAAAAAATGCTACGTTACAATTTGAAGAACTTCAGGAAAAATGGCGTGAAATAGGTCCTGTACCAAATTCCAAAAAAGATGAAATCTGGGAAAGATTTAAAGAAGCAGCAAAAAAATTCAATAAACATCGACAGGAATATTACGATAAAATAAAAGAAGAAAAAGAACAAAATTATCTTGCAAAAATTGCACTTTGCGAAAAAGTAGAATTGCTTGCCGAAACCAACTTTCATTCTGCCACAGAAACTGAAGAAAAAGTAAAAGAAATAGGCGAAATTCAAAAAGCATGGAAAAATATTGGTTTTACACCCAAAAAAAATAATGAAGAAATCTGGAACAGATTTAAAGTTGCAAATGATACGTTTTTTAAAAACCGGCATGAATTTTACCAGAAAAACAAAGAAGAAAAAATACAAAACCTTAATTTAAAAATCGAACTCTGCATTCAGGCAGAAGCACTGCAAGTTAACACCGACTGGCGAAAAACCACCGAAGAATTTTTAAAACTTCAGGACGAATGGAAAAAAATTGGTCCCGTTCCAAGAAAACATTCCGAAAAACTATGGAAGCGATTCAGAACTGCTTGTGATACTTTTTTCAACAACAAATCAAATTTCTTTGCAACAATAGATGAGCGACAGGAAAGTAATCTTAAGCTTAAAACAGAACTTCTTGAAAAAATTGAAAATTACAAATTCGACAATGTCAACAGCGACGAATGTTTGAAAATTTTAAAGGATTTTCAGGCACAATGGATTGAAATAGGACATGTCCCGATAAATGAAAAGGACAAGCTTAACAGTCGCTTTAAAGACGCAATAAATAAATGTTTTGATAATCTCAAACTCGACTTTTCAGAAAAAAATCTTATAAATTTTAAATCGCGTTTTGAAAATATTTACAATTCACCCGATGGATATAAAATAGTTAAGCAGGAAAGCATTATTCTTAGCGGAAAAATAAATACTGCAAAAAGCGAAATTTCTGTCTGGGAAAATAATATCGGATTTCTATCACGTGCAAAAAGTTCCGAACCACTAAGAAAAGAATTTGAAGAAAAAATATCTTCCGGGAAAGAAAAAATAAAACTAATGGAGGATAAATTCAAATTCCTTAAAAGATTGATGAACTCTTAA
- a CDS encoding YfhO family protein: MKNKNKHLHHKKKPIVSVKTKSNPDSFLFINKFIEKNGIYILLSLISLIVFFVFKDFILLKKLYLFKDIGSDSINYNFPQYVHIADYLKTEGIPKWSFNQGMGQNLFPGCIPDPFTLFILIMGKDNVAYTVFFAEFFKIFFAGLFFYLFIKKLINSEFTAIIGGVMYSFTGFIILGGCWSIFSTEAVYLALLLYSFEKLYKDNNWFLFPISIFLITINQPVDLYLFGLFLLIYLIFRFIEEKENKFKKVFFFFTKLAGLGILGVSMSSFFLINDIIQMLESPRVSGSSSYFNKLMSFPIFGFEEKSHYVTAILRSFSSDIMGTGMNFKGWYNYLEAPLFYCGLVNLLLFPQIFLNLDRKRKILYSALFAFFIIPVIFPFFRYSYWLFAGDYYRSFSLFVTFILLLYSIKALDFILKTLKINIVILIISVILLLILLYYPYYENEKIINEKLRSNIAIFICIYAFLIYLLKFNTVRVIIQIAFFIVLIIELSYLSNITINKRPVITGIENKQKIGYNDYTVEAVEFLKSKDKSFFRINKDYFSGLAIHSSINDAKAQDFYGTQSYHSFNQLNYVKFLIEMGIIDSKQKLQTRLGAEEVQTRWASGVRDFPLLHSFASVKYALTKTPKSNLIQMEYDSLTTIGDIKILKNKFALPLGFTYNTFIRYKNFTKLSQIQKATTLFKACVINDSIYSFKELAEFNISDTSKNYSWDVYAKDIANLKIDTLKISEHTQNSIKGKINLDKKKMLFFSIPYDKGWVIKVNGKDVKPFMINIGFIGLFLDKGENNVELSYLPPFYYTSAIISLISVFLFIVISTIKLLIKKKRI, encoded by the coding sequence ATGAAGAATAAAAACAAACATTTACATCATAAAAAAAAACCTATTGTTTCGGTTAAAACAAAAAGTAATCCCGATTCTTTCCTGTTTATTAATAAATTCATTGAAAAAAATGGCATATATATTCTTTTGTCTTTAATTTCATTAATAGTATTTTTTGTTTTTAAAGATTTTATTTTACTGAAAAAACTCTATTTGTTCAAAGATATAGGAAGCGATTCCATTAATTATAACTTTCCTCAATACGTTCATATAGCCGATTATTTAAAAACCGAAGGTATTCCCAAATGGTCGTTTAATCAAGGTATGGGACAAAATCTTTTTCCCGGGTGTATACCTGACCCGTTTACTCTTTTTATTTTAATTATGGGAAAAGATAATGTTGCTTATACAGTTTTTTTTGCTGAGTTTTTTAAAATATTTTTTGCAGGATTATTCTTTTATCTTTTTATTAAAAAATTAATTAACTCCGAATTTACTGCAATAATCGGAGGAGTAATGTATTCATTTACCGGATTTATTATACTCGGCGGGTGTTGGTCAATTTTTTCTACCGAAGCTGTTTATCTCGCATTGTTACTTTATTCGTTTGAAAAACTTTATAAAGATAACAACTGGTTTTTATTTCCTATTTCAATTTTTTTAATCACAATTAACCAGCCGGTAGATTTGTATCTTTTTGGATTGTTTCTTTTAATTTACCTTATTTTCCGGTTTATTGAGGAAAAAGAAAATAAATTTAAAAAAGTATTTTTCTTTTTTACAAAACTTGCAGGTCTTGGTATTCTTGGTGTTTCCATGAGTTCTTTTTTTCTGATAAACGATATAATTCAAATGCTTGAAAGCCCGCGTGTGAGCGGAAGTTCTTCCTATTTCAATAAATTAATGTCATTTCCTATTTTCGGATTCGAGGAAAAATCACATTATGTAACAGCTATATTGCGTTCTTTTTCGAGCGATATAATGGGAACAGGAATGAATTTTAAAGGATGGTATAATTATCTTGAGGCACCTTTGTTTTATTGTGGGTTGGTAAATTTACTTTTATTTCCACAAATATTTCTTAATCTTGATAGAAAAAGAAAAATTCTTTATTCTGCTTTATTTGCCTTTTTTATTATTCCTGTTATTTTCCCTTTTTTCAGATATTCATACTGGTTATTTGCTGGTGATTACTATAGGTCTTTTTCATTATTTGTTACGTTTATATTACTGCTTTATAGCATTAAAGCACTTGACTTTATTTTAAAAACCTTAAAAATTAATATTGTAATTTTAATAATTTCCGTTATATTATTATTGATTCTACTATATTATCCTTACTATGAAAATGAAAAAATAATTAACGAAAAATTAAGAAGTAATATAGCAATTTTTATATGTATTTATGCATTTCTTATTTATCTTTTGAAATTTAATACGGTGAGAGTGATAATTCAAATTGCTTTTTTTATTGTTCTTATAATTGAATTATCATATCTGTCAAATATTACTATCAACAAAAGACCTGTCATTACGGGCATTGAGAACAAACAAAAAATCGGTTATAACGATTATACAGTTGAAGCGGTTGAATTTTTGAAATCAAAAGATAAAAGTTTTTTCAGAATAAATAAAGATTATTTCTCTGGATTGGCAATACATTCGAGCATAAATGATGCAAAGGCACAGGATTTTTACGGTACACAATCTTATCATTCATTTAACCAATTAAACTATGTTAAATTTTTGATAGAGATGGGTATTATAGATTCGAAACAAAAACTTCAAACCCGTTTGGGAGCTGAAGAAGTTCAAACCCGTTGGGCTTCTGGAGTGAGAGATTTTCCTTTACTTCATAGTTTTGCAAGTGTTAAATATGCTTTAACCAAAACTCCTAAATCAAATTTGATACAAATGGAGTATGATTCTCTCACAACTATCGGAGATATTAAAATATTAAAAAATAAATTTGCTTTACCTCTTGGTTTCACGTATAATACATTTATCAGATATAAAAATTTTACAAAACTTTCACAAATACAAAAAGCAACTACATTATTCAAAGCATGCGTTATTAACGATAGCATTTATAGTTTTAAAGAACTTGCCGAATTTAATATAAGTGATACTTCAAAAAATTATTCATGGGATGTTTACGCTAAAGACATTGCTAATCTTAAAATAGATACGTTAAAAATTTCAGAACATACCCAAAATTCAATTAAAGGGAAAATAAATCTTGATAAAAAGAAAATGTTATTCTTTTCTATTCCTTATGATAAAGGATGGGTAATTAAAGTTAATGGAAAAGACGTTAAGCCCTTTATGATAAACATTGGATTTATAGGGTTATTTCTTGACAAAGGAGAAAATAATGTCGAGCTTTCTTATCTACCGCCTTTTTATTATACAAGTGCAATTATTTCCTTAATTTCTGTTTTTTTGTTTATTGTAATTTCAACAATAAAACTTTTAATTAAAAAAAAGAGAATTTAA
- a CDS encoding GtrA family protein, with the protein MKIKEHIKKVYDIKLIRFIFVSGINTAFGYGLFASLIFIGLHYSLAIFLSTVLGVLFNFKTMGIIVFNNKSNRLIFKFFGVYGITYICGTAGIALFKFFGLNEYIGGALILLPMGLLAYFLNHYFVFNKKVNEE; encoded by the coding sequence TTGAAGATTAAGGAACACATAAAAAAAGTATATGATATCAAGTTAATTCGTTTCATATTTGTAAGTGGAATAAATACTGCTTTTGGTTATGGTCTTTTTGCTTCACTTATTTTTATTGGACTTCATTATTCATTAGCTATTTTTTTAAGCACTGTACTGGGGGTTCTTTTCAACTTCAAAACAATGGGTATTATAGTATTTAATAATAAAAGCAATCGGCTTATTTTTAAATTTTTTGGAGTTTATGGAATTACATATATTTGTGGTACAGCCGGAATTGCATTATTCAAATTTTTTGGATTAAATGAATATATAGGAGGAGCTCTGATTTTATTGCCAATGGGGTTACTTGCATATTTTTTAAATCATTATTTTGTTTTTAATAAAAAAGTAAATGAAGAATAA
- a CDS encoding nucleotidyl transferase AbiEii/AbiGii toxin family protein: MLDLNKHKFFIVQILKDIYADIELANNLGFKGGTALMLFYDLPRFSVDIDFNLLDLSKSNLIYEKLRKILLKYGRIKKDEAKKHFGLIIVLDYGENERNLKVEIFNRQFDDKYEMKDFLGIKMKVMNQSDMFAHKLCALLDRNMLANRDIFDCWYFMQNRTPVNKKIVGFRTKTNLISYFNKCIKAIEKKKENNLLNGLGELMDENMKYFVRKKLKSEVIALLKIYKEFPIIEKERINFED, translated from the coding sequence ATGCTTGATTTAAATAAACATAAATTTTTTATTGTACAAATTCTAAAAGATATTTATGCTGATATTGAATTAGCTAATAATCTTGGATTTAAAGGTGGAACAGCTCTAATGTTGTTTTATGATTTGCCAAGATTTTCAGTTGATATTGATTTTAATTTATTAGATTTATCTAAAAGCAATTTGATTTACGAAAAATTGAGAAAAATATTACTCAAATACGGTCGTATTAAAAAAGATGAAGCAAAAAAACATTTTGGACTTATTATAGTGCTTGATTATGGTGAAAATGAAAGAAATTTAAAAGTTGAAATTTTCAATCGTCAATTTGATGATAAATATGAAATGAAAGATTTTTTGGGTATAAAAATGAAAGTAATGAATCAATCTGATATGTTTGCTCATAAGTTGTGTGCACTATTAGATAGAAATATGCTTGCAAACAGAGATATATTCGATTGCTGGTATTTTATGCAAAACAGAACTCCTGTGAATAAAAAGATTGTTGGATTTCGCACAAAAACTAACTTAATATCTTATTTTAATAAATGTATAAAAGCCATTGAAAAGAAAAAAGAAAATAATTTATTAAACGGATTAGGTGAATTGATGGATGAAAATATGAAATATTTTGTCCGAAAAAAATTAAAATCTGAAGTTATTGCATTGCTAAAAATATATAAAGAATTTCCAATTATTGAAAAAGAAAGAATAAATTTTGAAGATTAA